The Bacillota bacterium genome contains the following window.
TGCGTGGTCGCGGCGGTGATGGCTATTTTCGTCAGCGGTAGTTTCTGGTGGCTGCAGGATGCGTCGCGCCGGCTGCAGGGAGAACTCCAGGCGCTGCAATTTGCTTACGAGAAAGTCCAGCCATATCGACTGGATGGGACCAGACTGGCGCGAGAGCATAATCAGTTAATGGGAGAGCGGACGAAACTGGCGCAGCGGTTACCAGCCCAACCCCAGGTCAGTACGTTTTGCTGCGAACTGGAAACGGTAGCTCAGCAAACCGGGGTTGTTCTGCGAGAGGTCAAAGCCGAAAAGGCAACCGCGAGTGATGAGGCGGGGCGCGTTCCCCTGCGGGTGGGCTTCAGCGGGACGTTTCCCCAGTGTGTGCAGTGGTTGGATGGAGTGGCCAAGCTGAACCGTTTGAGCCGATTGGACGAAATTGACCTGAGTCTGGAGCTTGACGGCGAGCAAGTGCGTGGCGAGGCGAAGCTGATCATTTTTATGGAGGCGCGGCATACATCCCAGGAAAAAAGTAGACAATAAAATATTAGTAGGCTAATATATATATCGGTATTATTTGGTATGGAAAAACCTGATTAAAGAAAGCACATGCTGGAAGTCTTTTTTGTCGTCTTGGAAACTATGCTTAAACGCTTACTGTGGATAAGTTTCCTGGACGAAGGGATTATTAAGGGGTGTGCCCCTTAATGTTAATGTCGAACAAGAAAATTGACCACCCAAAATATGCCGGTAGGAGTGAAGTATGGTTGATCGCCAAAGATGACCTGCAGGAAGTTTTGACCATTGCCTTAGCCAATGGCGGCGATTTCGCCGATATTTTTGTCGAGCGCAAACGGACAACTGCTATCTTCTGTGAAGACAACAAGATTGAACGGGTGAATACCGGGTTGGATATCGGCGCAGGTATTCGTGTCTTGTCCGGGGAGAACACGGCTTATGCCTATACCAACAACCTCACCAGGGAAGACTTAAGCAATGCCGCCCGGATTGCCAGCCACGCGGCCACGGGTGAAAAGAAGGAAGTGAAGCTGGACCTGCGGAAGGCCAGGGTGGTTCCGCCGTTTGAGATCAAACAGCGGCCGGATGAAGTCATGATCGAAAAAAAAGTTGAACTGGTAGCCGAGGCGAACCGCGTGGCCCGGATGGTCGATGGCCGGATTAAACAGGTTGGCGTGTCCTATGGCGATGTCATTCAAGAGGTGGTGATCGCCAACAGTGAGGGCACGTATGTCGAGGATGAACGGATCCGCACGCGGTTTGTGGTCAATGCCGTGGCGGTCGAAGGAACATCTATCCAAACGGGTTACGAGGCCCTGGGCGGTCACATTGGGTTTGAGTTGTTTGACCATGACGCGACCCTTACTCTGGCGGAGACAGCTGCGAAGCGAGCGGTGATGCTGTTGTCGGCGAAACCGGCGCCAGCGGGGAAAATGGCTGTGGTTATGGCCGGCGAGGCCGGCGGGACCATGGTTCATGAGGCCTGCGGCCATGGCTTAGAGGCTGACCACATCCAAAAACAGTTATCGGTTTACGCCGGCAAATTGGGACAACCGGTGGCGGCTGATGTGGTCACGGTAATCGATGACGCTACTTTGCCTGGCCAATATGGTTCGTTACGCTTTGACGACGAAGGCACACCCGGTCAGAAAACAGTTTTGATCGACCGGGGGATTCTCAAGGACTTTATGTACGATCTGCTGACCTCAAGGAAAGAACAGCGCGAATCGACTGGCAACGGGCGGCGGGAATCATTTCACGATAAGCCGATTCCGCGCATGACCAACACCCTGATCGCGCCGGGTAAAACTGACCCGGAGAAGATCATCAAAGAAACGCAGAACGGGTTGCTGGTCAAAAAGATGGGTGGCGGCCAGGTCAACACCGTTAACGGAGACTTTGTCTTCGATGTGGCTGAGGGCTACCTTATTCAGGACGGCCAGATCGGAGCACCCGTCCGTGGGGCCACTCTCACCGGAAACGGCCCGGAGGTCTTACAAATTATCGATATGGTTGGCCAGGACCTGGGATTTACGATTGGGACGTGTGGCAAGGATGGTCAGGGGGTGCCAGTTTCAGACGCGCAGCCAACGATTCGGATTCCTGAACTGATCGTTGGCGGGATTCTGGACTAGGGAGTGAAGATAATGGACGGGCAGCAGTTTCAGATTATTGCCCAACAAGTGATCGAGAAGGCCCAGCAACGCGGGGCCTCAATGTCGGAAGCCTTTTTGGCCAGTTCTAAAGAACTGTTGATCGAAGTCAGCAACCAGGTGGTTGAAACTTTGAAAATGGCGGAAGAGCGCGGTCTAGGTGTGCGGATTTTCAAAGATGGGCGCATGGGATTTGCTTATACAGCCGACTTGAATCCCGCGCAGATTGACCAGATCATTGACGAAGCCCTGGCCAATTCACGCCAATCCACAGTCGATGACGGCAATGTTCTGCCCAAACCGGCGCCAAAATATCCGGCCCTTGACCTCTATGACCCGCAGATCAATTCGGTTCCAGTTGAGCACAAGATCGAGCTCACCAGACAGATCGAAAGGATTGGCCGGCAGTATGACCCCCGGGTCAAGATCACGGAAAAAGCCGGTTACGAAGACAGTGAATATTACGTTACCATCGTCAATTCTTACGGTCTGAACGTGTCCTACCGGGGCGCCTACTGCGGCGCATATTTGATGGTGGTGGCCGAGGAAAACGGGGATAACCAGACCGGCTTTGGGATGCAGTACCGGCGCAAGTTTCGGGACCTGAACGCCACGCAAATCGGCCAGGAGGCGGCTGAAAAAGCGGTGCGTATGCTGGGGGCCAAAAAGATCAACACGCAGAAGGTGCCGGTGGTTTTCGATCCGTACGTGGCAACCAACTTCCTGGGGATTTTAGCCCCGGCTTTGAGCGCTGAGGCTGTGCAAAAAGGCAAATCGTTGTTTGCGGGCAAGGTTAATCAATTGGTTGGTTCAGACAAAATTACCCTGATTGACGATGGCATGCTGCCTGATGGGATTGCCTCATCGCCTTTCGACGGCGAAGGCGTGCCAACGGCGCGCACTGTTTTAATTGAACGGGGACAGTTGAAGGGTTTTTTGCACAATACCTACACAGCGGCGAAAGACGGAGTAGTCTCGACGGGTAACGGGATGCGTAGCTCGTATAAGGGCACCCCGGAGATCGGGACGACTAACTTCTATATCCTTCCTGGTGAGCTTTCGGTAGAAGAACTGCTCAAGGACATCGCCAGCGGTCTGTACGTCACCGAAGTGATGGGGATGCACACCGCCAATCCGATCTCGGGTGATTTCTCGGTGGGAGCGGCCGGCCTGTGGATCGAGAATGGGCAACTGGCTTACCCGGTACGGGGAGTGGCTATTGCGGGTAATATCCTGGACCTCCTGGCGTCTATCGACGCCGTCGCCAGCGACCTGACGTTTTTCGGCGGTCGGGGCGCCCCAACATGCCGGGTGGCGAAAATGACGGTCAGTGGGTCGTAGAGCACACCCCGCTGACAAAATTGGCCAGACTATGGTAGAATACATTTTGAGGTGACTGATGTGCCGAGGGTTCTGGTAATACATGGCCCCAACCTTAATCTGCTGGGGACCCGCGAAACCCATGTTTATGGTCAAATCACTTTGGCTGAGCTTAATCAGGTTCTAGTCAAGGTGGCCAAAAAGCATGGGCTTGAGCTGGAGATATTTCAGTCAAATCACGAGGGCGAATTGATCGATACCATTCATGCCGCCCGTGGGCGAATTGACCTGATCATCATCAACCCTGGGGCGCTGACGCACTACAGCCTGGCCCTGCGCGACGCGCTAAGCGCCGTCAGTCTACCGGCGATTGAGGTGCATTTGTCTAACATTTACGCCCGGGAGGAGTTCCGGCACCGTTCGGTCATTGCCCCGGTGGTTTTGGGTCAGATCAGCGGTTTGGGCCAGTTGAGTTACGAACTGGCTTTGGTGGCAGCAGCGAAATATTTAGAACGCACCGCGGGAGGTGAGCCGCCTGTCGACGACCCATAACCGACTGACACGGTTGCGTGAACTGCTGCAGCCGGCGGCTTTGGATGCCCTGCTGGTGATGCGGCCGGAAAACAGGGTGTATCTCAGCGGTTTTACCGGCTCGGATGGGGCCCTGCTGGTGACCAGCGATAAGGCGTTTGTCATCACTGATTTTCGCTACACCGAGCAGGCCCAGCTGGAGACGGAAGGCTGGCTGGTTATCCAGCACAATGGTCCGCTCGTAGAGATCATCGCGGCTCTGGCCGCGGAAGAAAAAATTGAACAACTCGGGTTTGAACCCGATTATGTTACATATCAGCAGTATACCGAGTATACGGAGAGGATGAGGGGCGTCCAACTCCGGGCCAGCGCGGGTCTGGTAGAAAGGCTCCGCTTAGTCAAGGAACCAATGGAAATTGACCTGATCCGGGCGGCGGCCAATCTGGCTGACCGTGCCTTCACCCGAATCCTCTCGTTAGTCAAGCCCGGGGTACGGGAACTGGATCTGGCGGTAGAACTGGAATACCTGATGCGCCGGGAGGGGGCCGCGGGGATGGCTTTTGAAACAATTGTGGCATCGGGTCCGCGCTCTTCACTACCGCACGGAACCGCAACCAATCGCCAGCTTAATGCCGGTGATTTCGTGACGTTTGATTTTGGTGCGGTATACCGTGGATACTGTTCAGACTGTACCCGGACGGTAGTGGTTGGTGAGCCGAGTCGCAAGCAGCGCGAAATCTACGCCATCGTGCGTGAGGCGCAGGCAGCCGGGGTAAGGGCAATCCGGCCGGGCGTACGGGCGAACGAAGTTGACCGGGTGGCCCGGGCGATTATCGAAGACCACGGTTATGGACAGTATTTTGGCCACTCGCTGGGGCACGGCGTGGGCAAAGTTGTGCACGAAGAACCGCGTCTGGCGGCCAAAGATGAGACAGTCCTGGCGTCAGGCATGGTGTTAACCGTTGAGCCAGGGATTTACTTGCCTGGGTGGGGCGGGGTACGAATCGAGGACCTGGTGGTGGTTCGCGAGCAGGGAGCCGAGGTCATCACCCAGTTGACTAAAGAACTCATCATGGTTTAAACGTTGAGGGGGGGCAAAAAGAACAAATGATTTCAACCAACGATTTTCGCACCGGTCTAACCATTGAACTTGAGGGAGAGGTCTGGGTGGTCACGGACTTCCAGCACGTGAAACCAGGCAAAGGAGCGGCTTTTGTTCGCTCTAAGTTGAAGAACGTCAAAACCGGCGCTGTCGTGGAAAAAACCTTCCGCGCGGGTGAAAAACTCCCGCGGGCCCGCCTGGATCGGCGAGAGATGCAGTACCTCTACAATGACGGCGAAAACTACGTCTTTATGGACAACGAGAACTATGAACAGATCACCATGGATAAGAAGCAGCTGGAGGACGCTATCAAGTACCTTAAAGAGAACATGACCCTGTACGTCCTGTTTTTCCAGGGGACAATTATCGGGGTTGAGCTGCCCAACTTTGTTGAGCTGGAAGTGGTAGAGACGGAGCCGGGAATTAAGGGTGATACGGCTTCGGGGGGCTCGAAACCAGCGGTCCTAGAAACTGGCGCGGTGGTCCAGGTGCCCTTCTTTATCAACGTCGGCGACAAGCTGCGGATTGATACCCGTACTGGACTGTACATCGAACGGGCGTAATTTTTCTGTGTTTAATTCTCCTTTGGTAGAGGCATAATAATTTTAGCTACATTGCTGCCTGACGAAAGTACTACCAAAGGGGGTTTAAATTGTGCATGAGTTAAAAGAGAAGGTGGCTTACCTCCAGGGCCTGTCTAAGGGGCTTGAGCTCAGCCCGGCTACCAAGGAAGGACAAATCCTCACCAACATGATCGATGTATTGGAAGATGTGGTGAGCAGTCTCGATCACCTTTGGGAGGCCCACCATGAACTGGAAAATTACATCGAAAGCATTGATGAGGATCTCTACGACCTGGAGACTGGTGGCGCTGACCTGGACGATGAGGAGGAATACATTGAAGTGGAATGTCCGCGGTGCCACGACGTGGTCTACTTTGAGGCTGATATTGTGGAGGATGACGATGTGATTGAAGTCACCTGCCCCAACTGCGATGAGGTCGTGTTCGTCAATGACGGTTCATTTGACTTTAACCACGCGGTCATCGATAACGAGGTTGAGGACCGGGTTAAGCGGACTGTTGACATCTAGAAATTGTTAAAACGCAATGAAAATAAGATTAATGGTTTTAGCGCGGAGAGGTTAGGAAAAGCCTCTCTTTTGTTTTCATTTGGCATAAAACTGGTATACCAACAATATCTATATAAGAGAAGATAAGGGAGGGGGCAATCGATGAGCATCGGACTATTCACCAGTTCTTCCCAGACAATCCGCTCGGTTAAAGCAAAAATTTTTCTCTCCCGGTTTCAGGAACAGGTCTTGAGCATGCTGGCGCCAGAAATTCGCCAGCTCGTGGGACAACTTCCAGAGCGGGTAGTGGACGAACTGGAGGAGATTCGCTTGCGCCAGTCCCGTCCCCTGATCCTGCGCGTTGGTCAGCATGACCTGGGGCTGTTGCCGGACGGTCGGCTAAGCCCTGATCTTGAGCGCAGTTACCGCGTGAGCGCGGAGGATATGCACAAAACTTTGCAACTGCTCAGCAACAGTTCGGTGTATGCCCTGGAAGAGGAGTTCCGTAATGGCTATATTACCGTCCGCGGTGGACACCGCATTGGTTTGGTTGGTCGCGTGGTGATGGATAAAGGTAGGATTAAAACTCTCAAACATATCGCCGGCCTAAACTTTCGGATTGCCCGTCAGGTGATCGGGGCAGCTGACCCGGTGATGCCATTTTTACTTTCCCCAGGTGAGGCCAGACCATATCATACCCTGATTATTTCACCCCCGCAGTGCGGCAAGACGACTCTGTTGCGAGACATCATCCGGCAGATGAGCAATGGAGTGCCGCGGCTAAATTTCCCGGGGGTAAATGTTGCCGTAGTGGATGAGCGGTCGGAAATCGCGGGCTGCTATGAAGGTGTGCCGCAGCATGATGTGGGGATACGGACAGATGTGCTGGATAACTGTCCGAAGGCGGAGGGGATGGTGATGGTCATTCGGTCCATGTCCCCCCAGATAATCGCCACCGATGAAATCGGCCGGGCGCAGGATGTCTCAGCCATCGAAGACATTTTGAGCGCGGGAATTACCCTGGTGACGACTGTTCACGGGAGGAGTTTGGCTGAACTAGAACAGCGCCCTGCCCTGCGTTCGCTCCTGGGCCAGCGGATTTTTGAACGCTATGTTATTCTCAGCCGGCGGCGGGGTGCCGGCACGGTGGAAGCGGTTATTGATGCGAAATCGCTGAAAACCTTATCTGGATAACGCTTGACCGATTGTGAGAAAGGGGGTGATGGCTTTGCTGAAGGTGTTGGGAGCAGCCCTGGTGGTGGTGGCGAGCGGAATGATCGGGCTGACCATTTCCAGAGAATATCAACAACGCCCGGGGCAGCTCAGAGATTTACAGGCGGCGTTACAGCTCCTGGACACGGAGATCGGTTATGCATCCACACCACTGCCGGACGCGGTTGTCAAGGTGGGAAAGTGTGTGGGACCACCAGTCGCCGGTCTGTTTTCTGAAGTTGCCCAACTGCTCAGAACCCGTAAGGGTTATACCGCCACCGAAGCATGGCAGGAGGCACTGAAAAAGCTTCAACTTAATTCTGCTCTGCGGCCGGCCGATCTGGAGATTTTGTTTACTTTTGGCCATACCCTGGGAGGAACGAACAAGGAGGAACAGCGGAAAAGCATCCAGCTGGCTTACCAGCAATTGAAGCAACAACAAGGGCAGGCCGAAGAAGAGCGCGCAAGAAACGAGACGCTTTGGCGGTATGCGGGATTTTTGGTCGGGATGCTGCTAGTCATTCTCATTTATTAGCTTACTGGTGAAAGGAGAAAAGAAATGAACACCGATCTCATTTTTAAAATCGCGGGACTGGGGATCTTGATTTCTGTCCTGAACATCGTGCTCAAGCAGGCGAACAAAGAGGAACAGGCCCAAATGCTTACCCTGGCCGGCGTGGTCGTGGTATTGATCATGGTTGTTCAATTGATCACTCAATTGTTTACCATGGTCAAGTCTGTTTTTAACCTCTATTAAGGGGTGGGGCCTTTGGAAATCCTGCAGATTGTTGGTCTGGCTTTAGTTGTCACCATTTTGACTGTTCTCCTTCGCCAGCAACGGCCGGAACTGGCGGTCCAGATTAGCATTGCCTTTGGCGCTCTGGTCTTCATCTTGATGATTGGCAAAATTTCCGCCGTGGTTGATGTTATGTCGGAATTGACCGAGCGGGCCAACGTCAATGTTTTCTATATATCTACTATTTTAAAGATTATTGGCGTCGCCTATATTGCTGAATTCGGCGCCCAGGTCTGCCGGGATGCCGGGGAAGGTGCGGTAGCGGCTAAGGTAGAGTTTGCGGCCAAAATTATTGTGATGATGCTGGCTGTCCCGATTATCGTGGCGATTCTGGAGTCTCTGATCCGGCTGCTACCATAAGGTGAGTGATTTATGAAAAAGATTTTTTTATTGCTTTTCCTTTTTTCCCTCTGGGCTTGGCCATCCAGCGGTCTGGCTTTAACGGCCGATAGTCAGCCGGCGGCTTCGGCCCAGATCCTGGAGCAGCAAATCCAGAAATTAGATTTTTCCCAGGTGGAAAAAGTTATCAACGAAATCGACCGCGAGATGGGTAATTATTTGCCTAAGTTCAGTTTCCGCCAAATGATTGATGACTTGAAAAACGGTCGATTCAGTTGGGACTTGAAAACTGTTCTCGCTGGGATTGGCAAATATTTTATCGAGGAGCTGATTGCTAATTCCGCTTTGCTGGGTAAGTTGGTTGTCCTGGCGGTAGTGTGTGCCGTCCTACAAAACCTACAAAGCGCTTTTGATAAAGGAACCACGGGGAAGTTTGCTCACGCCGCCTGCTATTTAGTGTTGTTTACCATCGCTCTGGGTTCCTTCAGCCTAGCGGTCGGGATCGGTCGTGAAGCGATTGACCGCATGGTCGGCTTCGTGTTGGCATTGCTACCGATTCTTCTGACCCTGCTGGTGGCTGTGGGGGGGATGACCTCAGCGGCGGTGTTTCACCCGTTTATCATGGGTTCCCTTAGCGTCATCAGCGTCATCCTCAAGAACGTCATCTTTCCCTTGATCTTTTTTGGCGCAATTTTGAGTATTGTCAGCCAGTTATCAGAAAGGTTCAAGGTTTCCCGGCTGGCCGGCCTGTTTAAAGAACTCAGTGTCATCTGTATTGGGCTGATGTTAACGATTTTCATCGGGATCCTTACTATTCAAGGGGCAATCGGCTCAGTGGCTGACAGTGTGACCTTACGAACAGCCAAGTTCGCGACTGACACCTTTGTGCCAGTAGTCGGGGGGATATTTTCTGATGCGCTGGAAACGGTTGTCAGTTACTCTTTGCTGCTGAAAAATGCGGTTGGGATTGTGGGACTGGTCATTATTTTTCTTCTCTGCACCTTCCCCGTGCTTAAGATTTTCGCCATTACCCTGGTGTATAAAATTGCGGCCGCGCTGGTTCAGCCGCTGGGTGATGCGCAGATTGCGGAGGCTCTGGAAACCATGGGCAGTTACCTGGTCCTGGTGTTTGCTGTAGTGTCCGGGGTTGGACTGATGTTTTTCGTGGCCATCACGATCATCATCGGCACGGCGAACCTGACGGTGATGTTAAGGTAGGTGAAGACATGGAGGTAATTCGGGATCTGGTTCGAGAAATTGCGATCATCGTGTTGCTGGCCAGTTTCCTGGAAATGCTGTTGCCGAACAGCAACATGAAGAGCTTTGTCAAGGTGGTGATGGGGCTTTTCGTAATTGTGACGGTCCTGGGGCCGGTTGGCTCCCTCCTGAAGCGGCCGGTGGCGTTTGAAGTGAATGCCTGGCGGTACCATGAACAGGACTTTGGCCAATCCTGGCAGACAATCATGACCAGGGCGGAGTCTTTTCGCCGGGAGACGCAAACCACAGCGGTTCGAGAATATGAAAAGCGCCTGGCCCAACAGGTTGAAGCCGTGGCCAGGCTTGTGCGCGGGATAGACCAGGTAGAGGCCCGGGTTAATGTTTGCTGTGACCAGAAAACTGGCCGGTACGGCGCGATTGAGCACATCGTTTTACTGGTCAGTGCTGGTGCCAGGGAGAATCAGCTGGCAAAAAACCAGCCGGGCCGGGGACTGGTGGAACCGGTGGAGATTCAAGTCAGCCAGGGGGCAGGAGGCCAGCCAGAGCCGCCCAAACAGCCGCCGGCCTTCGCTGTCCAGGGGGCATTAAAAACGCAGTTACAGCAGACGGTGGCCAATTTCTACGGCCTGAAGCTCGAACAAATCGAGGTGATCTTTAAATAAAATAACTTACGGAGGTGAAGGTAATTGCTTAAACTACCCAACCTGGTGGAATTGTTGAAAGGTGGAACAGAACGTGGTGGACCCTGGTGCAAAACGAGCCAGCCAGCCAGATCTTCCCTAACTCCTTTCGTCTTAATTGGCGTCCTGGGCCTGCTGCTGATTCTGGTGGCCAACACGTGGCCGAAAAACGAAGCTACTCCGGCGCCAGCCCAACCCGTATCACCAGCCAAAACTCAGGTCAAGTCAACACCCACATCAGATGTGGCCTCGCTGGAAAATTGGCTGGAGCTGCGTTTGAGCCAGGTCCTGCAGCAGATCGATGGTATTGGCGATGTCTCGGTTTCCGTCACCCTGGCTTCGGGGCCGGAATACCAGTATGCGGTTAACCAGAAAACTGACAAGCGGGAGATCACGGAAAAGGATGAACGGGGAGGCACCCGGACCACGACGGAACGCAATGAAGACGGCCAACTGGTCCTGGTGCAGCAGGTAGATACCGGGAAACAGCAGCCGCTGGTGGTGAAGGAAATGCGGCCGTTGATCAAGGGTGTGCTGGTGGTGGCAACGGGTGCCAGAGACGCCCGCGTGCGGGAGGAGTTGACTCATGCCGTGCAAACGGTGCTGGATATACCAGCCTACAAAATTAAGATTTTGCCGAAAAAAGAAAGGTAGGTGGACACTATGTCAACCCTGGTGATCCGGAAACAATCGATCAAACTTTTTCTCCTGTCTTTAGCCGGTCTCCTTTTCATCTATCTGGGTTATCAGCACATCTATGTTACTCTGCCCGCGTGGAGCATTACGAACAAGCCCGCGGGTCAACCAAACCCGGTACCGCCGCCGGCCACCACCCCGCCTACCTCGGTTGGTGGGAGTATTGCTTCAGCGGGACAGCCGGCTGATATTCCGGTGGCGGCGGTCGGGGTGAGTGCCAAGAATAACGGGCCGGAGTTTTTTGCCGAATACCGGCTGGAGCGCGACCGGATCCGTAGCCAGCAGGTGGAAATCCTGCGGGAGGTGATCAACAACCCCAGTTCAACCACGGAAAACCGCCGGGACGCTCAGCAGAAAATGATTAATCTCACCAATTCGCTGCAAAAGGAAATGGAACTGGAGAACCTGCTCATGGCCAAAGGATTTCGGGATGCGGTGGCCATGTTGCAGCCGAATAACGTTACCGTGGTGGTTCTGGCGAAAAGTCTAACCCCGGAAGAGGTGACCAGAATCTCTGACCTGGTTTGTCGGACAACCAGTTGCAAACCAGAGCAGGTTGTCATCATCCCCAAGGGTTAAGGCAAAATATTGTATACCTGGGAAGTTATTGTTGCCATTTAGAGCGGAAATAAATATAATATATATTAATTATCAGTGGCGAGGATTATGTATAATCCAGCCTTCGGCTCAGGCTGTACCAGTTAATAGCCTGAGTTTCCTTATCCTGGAAGTATCTTTCCAGGTGCGAATTGCTGTAAAAGGGGGAGCAGAAATGAAAGCTTTAAAGATCACCGATACCACTTTGCGGGACGGACACCAGAGTTTGTGGGCAACCCGGATGAAAATCGAGGAAATGCTGCCAATCCTGGAAAAGATCGACGCGGTGGGTTATCATTCCCTGGAGGTCTGGGGCGGGGCGACTTTTGACGTGTGCCTGCGCTTTTTGAATGAAGACCCGTGGGAGAGACTGCGCACAATCAAGAAGCACGTCAAGAAGACCCCGTTGCAAATGCTGCTGCGGGGGCAGTCGCTGGTAGGATATTCCCATTACCCGGATGACATTGTCGAACGTTTTGTGGCTAAAGCGGCGGAGAACGGCATCGACATTTTCCGTATTTTTGACGCGCTCAACGATATCCGGAACCTGCAAAAGGCTATGGAGTGCGCGAAGAAGACGGGGAAACACGTGCAGGCTTCGGTTGTCTATACCATCAGTCCGGTCCACACCCTTGATCACTATGAGGAAACGGCGTTAAAGCTGCAGGACCTGGGCGCCGATTCAATCTGTATAAAGGACATGGCGGGTTTGCTGGCGCCGTTTGCTGCTTACGAGTTGATCAAAGCCTTGAAAGAAAAGCTCAGCATCCCCGTGCAATTACATACCCATTATGTTGGTGGAATGGCGATTGCAACCTATGTTAAGGCGGCGGAAGCAGGTGTTGATGTTGTTGACACCGCCTCGGTTCCTTTGGCATTTGGTTCTTCTCAACCGCCAGTGGAGACGGTGGTCCGGGTGATGCAGGACAGTGGTCGCGATACTGGCTTGAATTTCACCCAACTCTTCGAGATCGCTAACTACTTTGACGAGGTCCGCAAACAGCGAGGTTTTGACCGCGGGACAACACGGATCTCGGATATGCAGGTGTTCGAACACCAGGTGCCGGGGGGCATGATCTCCAATCTGGTTTCGCAGTTAGAAGAACAGAAGGCCTTACATCGCCTGAACGAGGTGTTGGCGGAAATTCCGCGGGTGCGTGCAGACCTTGGTTTTCCGCCGCTAGTGACGCCAACCAGCCAGTTGGTTGGGACCCAGGCGGTAGTCAATGTCTTGATGGGTGCCCGTTACAAGATGATCATTGGGGAAGTGCGGAAATACGTGCAGGGTTACTATGGTAAGGTGCCTGGCGTTATTAATGAAGAACTCAAAAAGAAGATCTTGAAGAATCATCCTGCGATTGAGTGCCGGCCAGCAGATTTGCTGGAACCCAAGTGGGAGCAGATGAAAGCCGAAATTGGCGACCTGGCCAAGAGCGAGGAAGACGTCCTTTCGTATGCCCTTTTCCCGCTGGTAGCCAGGAAATTCTTCGAAGATCGAGCGGCGGCCAGGTAGT
Protein-coding sequences here:
- the spoIIIAE gene encoding stage III sporulation protein AE gives rise to the protein MKKIFLLLFLFSLWAWPSSGLALTADSQPAASAQILEQQIQKLDFSQVEKVINEIDREMGNYLPKFSFRQMIDDLKNGRFSWDLKTVLAGIGKYFIEELIANSALLGKLVVLAVVCAVLQNLQSAFDKGTTGKFAHAACYLVLFTIALGSFSLAVGIGREAIDRMVGFVLALLPILLTLLVAVGGMTSAAVFHPFIMGSLSVISVILKNVIFPLIFFGAILSIVSQLSERFKVSRLAGLFKELSVICIGLMLTIFIGILTIQGAIGSVADSVTLRTAKFATDTFVPVVGGIFSDALETVVSYSLLLKNAVGIVGLVIIFLLCTFPVLKIFAITLVYKIAAALVQPLGDAQIAEALETMGSYLVLVFAVVSGVGLMFFVAITIIIGTANLTVMLR
- the spoIIIAF gene encoding stage III sporulation protein AF, whose product is MEVIRDLVREIAIIVLLASFLEMLLPNSNMKSFVKVVMGLFVIVTVLGPVGSLLKRPVAFEVNAWRYHEQDFGQSWQTIMTRAESFRRETQTTAVREYEKRLAQQVEAVARLVRGIDQVEARVNVCCDQKTGRYGAIEHIVLLVSAGARENQLAKNQPGRGLVEPVEIQVSQGAGGQPEPPKQPPAFAVQGALKTQLQQTVANFYGLKLEQIEVIFK
- the spoIIIAG gene encoding stage III sporulation protein AG → MLKLPNLVELLKGGTERGGPWCKTSQPARSSLTPFVLIGVLGLLLILVANTWPKNEATPAPAQPVSPAKTQVKSTPTSDVASLENWLELRLSQVLQQIDGIGDVSVSVTLASGPEYQYAVNQKTDKREITEKDERGGTRTTTERNEDGQLVLVQQVDTGKQQPLVVKEMRPLIKGVLVVATGARDARVREELTHAVQTVLDIPAYKIKILPKKER
- a CDS encoding SpoIIIAH-like family protein; this translates as MSTLVIRKQSIKLFLLSLAGLLFIYLGYQHIYVTLPAWSITNKPAGQPNPVPPPATTPPTSVGGSIASAGQPADIPVAAVGVSAKNNGPEFFAEYRLERDRIRSQQVEILREVINNPSSTTENRRDAQQKMINLTNSLQKEMELENLLMAKGFRDAVAMLQPNNVTVVVLAKSLTPEEVTRISDLVCRTTSCKPEQVVIIPKG
- a CDS encoding pyruvate/oxaloacetate carboxyltransferase encodes the protein MKALKITDTTLRDGHQSLWATRMKIEEMLPILEKIDAVGYHSLEVWGGATFDVCLRFLNEDPWERLRTIKKHVKKTPLQMLLRGQSLVGYSHYPDDIVERFVAKAAENGIDIFRIFDALNDIRNLQKAMECAKKTGKHVQASVVYTISPVHTLDHYEETALKLQDLGADSICIKDMAGLLAPFAAYELIKALKEKLSIPVQLHTHYVGGMAIATYVKAAEAGVDVVDTASVPLAFGSSQPPVETVVRVMQDSGRDTGLNFTQLFEIANYFDEVRKQRGFDRGTTRISDMQVFEHQVPGGMISNLVSQLEEQKALHRLNEVLAEIPRVRADLGFPPLVTPTSQLVGTQAVVNVLMGARYKMIIGEVRKYVQGYYGKVPGVINEELKKKILKNHPAIECRPADLLEPKWEQMKAEIGDLAKSEEDVLSYALFPLVARKFFEDRAAAR